One part of the Epinephelus fuscoguttatus linkage group LG12, E.fuscoguttatus.final_Chr_v1 genome encodes these proteins:
- the zmat2 gene encoding zinc finger matrin-type protein 2, with translation MASGSGSSKNDFRRKWDKDEYENLAQKRLAEERDRERRDGKTAPPVKRDLLRHRDYKVDLESKLGKTIVITKTTPQAEMGGYYCNVCDCVVKDSINFLDHINGKKHQRNLGMSMRVERSSLDQVKKRFEVNKKKMEEKQKEYDFEERMKELREEEEKAKAYKKEKQKERKRRAEEDVDFEEDDEMAAVMGFSGFGSSKKSH, from the exons tCCAGTAAGAACGACTTCCGCAGGAAGTGGGACAAAGACGAATATGAAAACCTCGCTCAGAAACGACTGgctgaggagagagacagagagaggagagatg GGAAAACGGCTCCGCCCGTTAAGCGGGACCTCCTGCGTCACAGAGACTACAAAGTGGACCTGGAGTCCAAACTGGGGAAGACCATTGTCATCACAAAGACCACTCCTCAGGCTGAGATGGGCGG tTATTACTGTAACGTCTGTGACTGTGTTGTCAAAGACTCCATCAACTTCCTGGATCACATCAACGGCAAAAAAC ACCAGAGGAACTTGGGGATGTCGATGCGAGTTGAGCGCTCGTCTCTGGATCAGGTGAAGAAACGTTTTGAGGTGAACaagaagaagatggaggagaagcagAAGGAGTACGACTTTGAGGAGCGCATGAAGGAGCTGCGGGAGGAG GAGGAGAAGGCGAAGGCCTACAAGAAGGAGAAGCAGAAGGAGAGGAAGCGGCGGGCTGAGGAGGACGTGGACTTTGAGGAGGACGACGAGATGGCGGCTGTGATGGGTTTCTCCGGCTTTGGCTCGTCCAAGAAGAGTCACTGA